GGGCATCCTGAATTTCTTTAGCTCCCGCCCTCTCCCTCAACCGTTGCATGTCGGCTTTTCCAAGCTCCAAAAGGAAAAGGGCGTTGAGTCCATCAATGCCGGATTTCCAAAACTTATAAGCGGCAAGGCGATCGACAATCAGATCTTCAAGGGAAATAATTTTCAGTGGAATGCTCTCAACATCAATTTGATCGCTTTTTTCACCCGGATTCAAAGTCGCCGATGGAAATTCGATGTAAATTTTCAGGAGCTCATTTATAAAATCTTTTCCACGCCTCTTGAAACCCAATTCTTCCATTACTTTCCAGAGTAAAGGACCTCCCATGGCAATCATGTCGATATCTTTCGTGGCATAATTGCCGTCGGTATAGAATTCAACGGCCGCACCACCCACCAAAACAGGATCTTCGCCAATTTTGCGCAGAGCTTCAGCTATCACGGCGGCAATTTTGACACCACGTCTGGCCAAATCTTTTTCCCCGGCGGCTTTGCGCAGGAGGCTTTTCAGATTATTTAAATTTTTTGAGCGCATTTTGTTTATATGGTTTTTGGCCTTTGCGACTGAGTTTGGAAATATCAAACATATTTTTGATGGATTCAACAACGGCCTTTCTCTGCGGTCTTTCTTTTTCCCACTCTGTCAGACTTATTTTGCGTGGGACATAAACCGGCGCTTCTTTTTCTC
The DNA window shown above is from Deltaproteobacteria bacterium and carries:
- a CDS encoding type II toxin-antitoxin system Phd/YefM family antitoxin; the encoded protein is MNTNLLNIDFEPLTEVKAKLSEKVAKVSGQKRLLAITLNGKPAAILVPYSEFLSWVGEKEAPVYVPRKISLTEWEKERPQRKAVVESIKNMFDISKLSRKGQKPYKQNALKKFK